A genomic window from Solanum stenotomum isolate F172 chromosome 10, ASM1918654v1, whole genome shotgun sequence includes:
- the LOC125842290 gene encoding ACT domain-containing protein ACR8: MEISNMEWPAYLDEYEKLVFRMTTPRVMIDNAGCSNSTRVMIDSARKHGILLEAVQVLTDLNLSIKKAYISSDGRWFMDVFHVTDLDGNKLTDESVISYIEQSLGTIHYASAKCIDGLTALELTGTDRIGLLSEVFAVLSELECNVVEAKVWTHNGRIASLIYVKERDSGSPIEDSEKIDTIEARLRNVLKGDNDIRSAKTSVSMAVTHTERRLHQMMFTDRDYERKPIIRTNDNPIVSVLNCLEKGYSVINIHCKDRPKLLFDIVCTMTDMQYVVFHATLNTAGDRVHSEFFIRHTDGSPISSEAEKQRVILCLQAAIERRASEGVRLELRTGDKQGLLADVTRTFRENGLNVTRAEISTTSDNTALNVFYVTDAIGNPADSKIIEAVRMKIGLSDLKVKELPSIYHQKAEENEEPTGGVGGAMLLSLGSIVRKNLYNLGLIKSFS, translated from the exons atggaaataTCAAATATGGAGTGGCCTGCATATTTGGATGAATATGAAAAGCTTGTTTTCCGAATGACTACACCAAG GGTCATGATCGACAATGCCGGTTGTTCAAATTCCACTCGCGTTATG ATTGATAGTGCCAGAAAACATGGAATTCTTCTAGAAGCAGTTCAAGTTCTTACCGATCTGAATCTTTCCATTAAAAAAGCTTACATCTCGTCGGACGGCCGGTGGTTTATGGACG TGTTTCACGTTACTGACTTGGATGGCAACAAATTAACTGATGAAAGTGTAATCAGTTACATTGAACAG TCATTAGGGACAATTCATTATGCAAGTGCAAAGTGTATTGATGGTTTGACAGCGCTGGAGTTAACCGGGACGGATCGAATCGGTTTATTATCGGAGGTTTTTGCAGTACTCTCGGAATTAGAGTGCAATGTAGTTGAAGCTAAGGTGTGGACTCATAATGGTCGAATTGCATCCCTTATTTATGTTAAGGAACGCGATTCAGGGTCACCGATTGAGGACTCTGAGAAGATTGACACGATTGAAGCTCGTTTAAGGAACGTGCTCAAGGGGGATAATGATATTCGTAGTGCTAAAACATCTGTGTCTATGGCTGTTACACATACAGAAAGAAGGCTTCATCAGATGATGTTTACTGATCGCGATTATGAAAGGAAGCCGATTATTAGGACTAATGATAACCCTATTGTATCGGTGTTGAATTGCTTGGAGAAGGGTTATTCTGTTATAAATATTCACTGTAAGGATAGACCTAAGCTTTTGTTTGATATCGTTTGCACCATGACGGATATGCAGTATGTTGTGTTCCATGCTACGCTTAATACAGCAGGGGACAGAGTACACTCG GAATTCTTCATTAGGCATACCGATGGAAGCCCGATTAGTTCAGAAGCAGAGAAACAGCGAGTGATTCTATGTCTTCAAGCTGCAATTGAGCGAAGAGCATCTGAG GGAGTGAGGCTGGAGTTACGCACGGGAGACAAACAAGGACTATTAGCTGATGTAACACGAACCTTCCGTGAAAATGGTTTAAACGTGACAAGAGCTGAGATATCGACAACAAGTGATAACACAGCTCTGAATGTGTTCTATGTAACAGATGCTATTGGAAATCCAGCTGACTCGAAGATCATCGAGGCGGTTAGGATGAAAATCGGATTGAGTGACTTGAAAGTGAAGGAATTGCCATCGATCTATCATCAAAAGGCGGAGGAAAACGAAGAACCCACAGGGGGTGTAGGTGGGGCAATGTTACTATCACTTGGTAGCATTGTAAGGAAGAATCTATACAATTTGGGATTGATCAAGTCATTTtcttga